A single region of the Streptomyces sp. AM 4-1-1 genome encodes:
- a CDS encoding TetR/AcrR family transcriptional regulator: MTATRTDGRVERGNQTRRLVLQRAVSIASEEGLEGLSLGRLAGELGLSKSGVFALFGSKEELQLATVRAAITVYIEHVVQPARQLPAGLNQVWYLFSNWLRHSEQRVFPSGCFFYSVTAEYDAREGKVHDTVVGAHSNWFTHIEQTITEARDAGEVRDDTDIPQLAFELVSFLELASTESVLHDDFTCYDKAAKGVLNRLRSVATDPSLLPDTP; this comes from the coding sequence ATGACGGCGACACGCACCGACGGACGGGTCGAACGCGGCAACCAGACAAGGCGGTTGGTCCTTCAGCGAGCTGTGTCCATCGCATCGGAGGAGGGACTCGAAGGACTGTCACTGGGTCGTCTGGCCGGCGAACTCGGTCTCAGCAAGAGCGGGGTCTTCGCCCTGTTCGGCTCGAAGGAAGAGTTACAGTTGGCGACCGTTCGCGCCGCCATCACGGTATACATCGAACATGTCGTGCAGCCTGCCCGCCAGTTACCGGCCGGTCTCAACCAGGTGTGGTATCTGTTCAGCAACTGGCTGCGCCACTCCGAACAGCGGGTCTTCCCCAGCGGCTGCTTCTTCTACTCGGTCACGGCCGAGTACGACGCACGCGAGGGCAAGGTCCACGACACGGTCGTCGGAGCCCACAGCAACTGGTTCACCCACATCGAACAGACCATCACCGAGGCCCGGGACGCGGGAGAGGTCCGCGACGACACGGACATCCCCCAACTCGCCTTCGAGCTGGTCTCCTTCCTCGAACTGGCCAGCACCGAGTCCGTGCTGCACGACGACTTCACCTGTTACGACAAGGCGGCCAAGGGCGTTCTGAACCGCCTCCGCAGCGTCGCGACGGACCCCTCGCTGCTCCCCGACACACCTTGA
- a CDS encoding alpha/beta hydrolase, whose translation MTFDPQFRALYDERSTQDIRPLYTLSVEEARAADLAAVRADAGVPEPVEEVRDTTIPGPAGDLPVRIYRPAGEGPLPVLVYFFGGGWSLGSLDTSDAICRQLANAAGCLTIAVGYRLAPEHRFPAAPQDCLAGVRWASANAGRLGGDATRLTVGGDSAGGNLAAAVTLMARDASGPDILAQVLVYPNTDHFADTPSRRENTDPLLFNEKSVQWYWDNYLAAPEDGGDPLASPLRAPDHSGLPPALVITAEYDPLRDEGEQYARRLRDSGVPVVLTRYKGVAHGFFAMAGTLDAGRRAIEQAAAYLRTAFADATTRG comes from the coding sequence ATGACCTTTGATCCCCAGTTCCGCGCGCTGTACGACGAGCGCTCGACCCAGGACATCCGTCCCCTGTACACCCTGTCCGTCGAGGAGGCACGGGCGGCCGATCTCGCCGCCGTGCGGGCCGACGCGGGCGTCCCCGAACCGGTGGAAGAGGTGCGCGACACGACGATTCCGGGCCCGGCCGGTGACCTGCCGGTACGGATCTACCGGCCCGCGGGCGAGGGCCCGTTGCCCGTGCTCGTCTACTTCTTCGGCGGTGGCTGGTCCCTCGGATCGCTCGACACCAGCGACGCGATCTGCCGGCAACTGGCCAATGCCGCCGGATGCCTCACCATCGCGGTCGGCTACCGGCTCGCACCCGAGCACCGTTTCCCGGCCGCGCCCCAGGACTGTCTCGCGGGGGTCCGCTGGGCCTCCGCGAACGCCGGACGACTGGGGGGCGACGCCACGCGCCTGACCGTGGGCGGTGACAGCGCGGGCGGCAACCTCGCGGCGGCGGTGACCCTGATGGCCCGGGACGCATCGGGCCCGGACATCCTGGCCCAGGTGCTCGTCTATCCCAACACCGACCACTTCGCGGACACGCCCTCGCGCCGCGAGAACACCGATCCGTTGCTCTTCAACGAGAAGTCGGTGCAGTGGTACTGGGACAACTACCTCGCGGCCCCCGAGGACGGCGGCGATCCGCTCGCCTCCCCGCTGCGGGCCCCGGACCACTCCGGGCTGCCACCGGCACTGGTGATCACCGCGGAGTACGACCCGCTGCGCGACGAGGGCGAGCAGTACGCCCGACGGCTGCGCGACAGCGGCGTACCCGTCGTCCTGACCCGCTACAAGGGCGTGGCACACGGCTTCTTCGCCATGGCCGGGACGCTCGACGCGGGACGCCGGGCCATCGAACAGGCCGCCGCGTATCTGCGCACGGCCTTCGCCGACGCCACGACAAGGGGCTGA
- a CDS encoding PLP-dependent aminotransferase family protein, with translation MGDTTAPTGRAWALDLGDLHASLADPVLDAMNFLNEVVGRFPEAISFAPGRPSEGSFEPEDLTRYLQVYTDHLKNRLGWTHGQVRTQLFQYGRTNGIIHELIARTLANDEGIHVRPDAVVVTTGCQEAMLLTLRALFARPEDTLLVSSPAYVGITGAARLLDITLRPVREGAAGPDPEALLAAVRETRATGGRPRALYVVPDFANPSGASMTVAARRRLLEIAQEEDLLILEDDPYGFFVRSGNARPTLKSLDPDRRVLHLGSFAKTALPGARVGYVVADQEVVSATGERTLLADQLSKIKSMTTVNTSAVGQAVVGGLLVEADCRLRDANAGAIAFYRANMNCLLDELERHFPSGRRRELGVHWNQPEGGFFLVLNVPFVADTKALEHSARDFGVLWTPMSDFYLDGGGETQLRLSCSALDPARIKEGVAALAAFITEQTREAPDGR, from the coding sequence ATGGGTGACACCACCGCTCCGACGGGCCGGGCCTGGGCTCTGGACCTCGGTGATCTGCACGCGTCGCTCGCCGATCCGGTGCTGGACGCGATGAACTTCCTGAACGAGGTCGTGGGGCGCTTCCCGGAGGCGATCTCCTTCGCCCCCGGCAGGCCCTCCGAGGGCTCGTTCGAGCCGGAGGACCTGACGCGGTACCTCCAGGTCTACACCGACCACCTCAAGAACCGGCTCGGCTGGACGCACGGCCAGGTGCGCACCCAGCTCTTCCAGTACGGGCGCACCAACGGGATCATCCATGAGCTGATCGCCCGCACCCTGGCCAACGACGAGGGCATCCACGTCCGGCCGGACGCGGTGGTCGTGACGACCGGCTGCCAGGAGGCGATGCTGCTCACGCTGCGCGCCCTCTTCGCACGGCCCGAGGACACCCTGCTCGTCAGCTCCCCCGCGTACGTCGGGATCACCGGCGCGGCGCGACTGCTCGACATCACGCTGCGCCCCGTCCGGGAAGGGGCGGCCGGGCCGGACCCCGAAGCACTGCTGGCCGCCGTCCGGGAGACCCGGGCGACGGGCGGGCGGCCCCGCGCCCTGTACGTGGTGCCGGACTTCGCCAACCCGTCGGGCGCGAGCATGACCGTCGCCGCGCGCAGACGTCTGCTGGAGATCGCCCAGGAGGAGGATCTGCTGATCCTGGAGGACGATCCCTACGGGTTCTTCGTCCGGTCCGGGAACGCCAGGCCGACGCTCAAGTCCCTGGACCCCGACCGGCGGGTCCTGCACCTCGGCTCGTTCGCCAAGACCGCGCTCCCCGGCGCGCGTGTCGGGTATGTCGTGGCCGATCAGGAGGTGGTCTCCGCGACCGGCGAACGCACCCTGCTCGCCGACCAGTTGTCCAAGATCAAGAGCATGACCACGGTCAACACCTCGGCCGTCGGCCAGGCCGTCGTCGGCGGGCTGCTCGTCGAGGCGGACTGCCGGCTCCGGGACGCCAACGCCGGAGCCATCGCCTTCTACCGCGCCAATATGAACTGCCTGCTGGACGAGTTGGAGCGGCACTTCCCGTCCGGGCGCCGACGCGAACTCGGCGTCCACTGGAACCAGCCCGAGGGCGGTTTCTTCCTCGTGCTGAACGTCCCGTTCGTCGCCGACACCAAGGCCCTCGAACACTCGGCGCGTGACTTCGGCGTGCTCTGGACGCCGATGAGCGACTTCTACCTCGACGGCGGAGGGGAGACCCAACTCCGCCTGTCGTGCAGCGCGTTGGACCCCGCACGGATCAAGGAGGGCGTGGCCGCGCTCGCCGCGTTCATCACCGAACAGACGAGGGAGGCACCCGACGGGCGGTGA
- a CDS encoding TIGR03086 family metal-binding protein — MDIRKLDRAAVLESVRVLEWARPGHWDAPTPCGDWTVRQLVAHMAGQHDGFAAAATGGGAALRDWEPAALGEDPLGTYRASAEAVLTAFDRPGVLNREFRLPEISTTMSFPASVAIGFHFLDYVVHGWDLARALGLDLELSTEAAETALAVALRVPDDERRLGPGAQFRPALAPAPGAPTFDLVLTTLGRSPDWSAPAADRLRSTDIHRETFMLDELRTHVARRLGLSQEEVFAGQPLSAVLVASPTAINSIDLLDAFAGALADAGADADVELPTMTLDHTAEDVVVALDKQLTSTSS; from the coding sequence ATGGACATCCGGAAACTCGACCGGGCGGCCGTGCTGGAATCCGTACGCGTTCTGGAGTGGGCGCGGCCCGGACACTGGGACGCGCCCACTCCTTGCGGCGACTGGACGGTGCGTCAGCTGGTCGCCCACATGGCGGGGCAGCACGACGGGTTCGCCGCCGCCGCGACGGGCGGTGGGGCCGCGCTCCGCGACTGGGAACCAGCGGCCCTCGGCGAGGACCCGCTCGGGACCTACCGCGCCTCGGCGGAAGCCGTCCTCACGGCGTTCGACCGGCCCGGCGTGCTCAACCGCGAGTTCAGGCTCCCGGAGATCAGCACCACCATGTCCTTCCCCGCTTCCGTGGCCATCGGGTTCCACTTCCTGGACTACGTCGTCCACGGCTGGGACCTCGCCCGCGCGCTGGGTCTGGACCTGGAGCTGTCCACCGAAGCCGCCGAGACGGCCCTGGCCGTCGCTCTGCGGGTGCCGGACGACGAGCGCAGGCTCGGCCCCGGAGCACAGTTCCGGCCGGCTCTCGCCCCGGCCCCCGGAGCACCCACGTTCGACCTGGTCCTCACGACGCTCGGCAGATCACCGGACTGGTCCGCCCCGGCGGCCGACCGTCTCCGCAGCACCGACATCCACAGGGAGACATTCATGCTCGACGAACTCAGAACCCATGTCGCGCGCCGGCTCGGTCTGTCACAGGAGGAGGTGTTCGCGGGTCAGCCGCTGTCGGCCGTCCTGGTCGCCTCCCCGACCGCGATCAACTCCATCGACCTGCTGGACGCGTTCGCGGGAGCGCTGGCCGACGCCGGCGCCGACGCGGACGTCGAACTCCCCACGATGACCCTCGACCACACCGCCGAGGACGTCGTCGTCGCACTGGACAAGCAGCTCACTTCCACCTCCTCCTGA
- a CDS encoding holo-ACP synthase, producing MLASGALFTVGERAHCDSRPDPYASLAGLFAAKEAFVKALSSLGGAPAHTFPEAEVVHGPAGQPRFRLHGRIGEWCRRRDARVELSISHTGDLAGAVVVFLAEPTRRAEEGSA from the coding sequence TTGCTCGCTAGCGGTGCGCTGTTCACCGTCGGGGAGCGGGCGCACTGCGACTCGCGCCCCGACCCGTACGCCTCCCTGGCCGGGCTGTTCGCGGCCAAGGAGGCGTTCGTGAAGGCCCTCAGCTCCCTCGGGGGCGCGCCCGCGCACACCTTTCCCGAGGCCGAGGTGGTCCACGGACCGGCCGGTCAGCCACGGTTCCGGCTGCACGGGCGGATCGGCGAGTGGTGCCGGCGGCGTGACGCCCGGGTCGAGCTGTCGATCAGCCACACCGGCGACCTGGCCGGTGCGGTGGTCGTGTTCCTGGCCGAACCGACAAGGAGAGCGGAGGAGGGTTCCGCATGA
- a CDS encoding acyl-CoA thioesterase, with the protein MTAGTPLDAVHTCEVALRPNDFDWAGHLNNSVHLQILESGRWEWGLALGGDLRDSSLVAVVLQLQLDYVKAVDWDPVGRVVVRTSLASRSPYSFTLDQDIEHTDGTVVARGRVRLGLVDRETKQIHRADLHALLNVPGRAV; encoded by the coding sequence ATGACCGCCGGCACACCGCTGGACGCGGTCCACACCTGCGAAGTCGCCCTGCGTCCCAACGACTTCGACTGGGCCGGGCATCTGAACAACAGCGTGCACCTGCAGATCCTGGAATCGGGGCGCTGGGAGTGGGGGCTCGCCCTGGGGGGCGATCTGCGCGACAGCTCGCTGGTCGCGGTGGTCCTCCAGCTCCAGCTGGACTACGTGAAGGCGGTCGACTGGGACCCGGTGGGCCGGGTGGTCGTCCGCACCTCGCTCGCCTCGCGTTCCCCGTACAGCTTCACCCTCGACCAGGACATCGAACACACCGACGGCACCGTGGTGGCGCGGGGCCGGGTCCGCCTCGGGCTGGTGGACCGCGAGACCAAACAGATCCACCGGGCCGACCTGCACGCCCTGCTGAACGTTCCCGGGAGAGCGGTATGA